CTAAAATTAGCACCAAAAATATCAAATGTTAGATCCTTTTGAGGAACATTATAACAGCATCAGTTAAACAGTTACTTACCATTCCATTGCCTCATCAAGCCCAGTGCCTTTGGTTGCAGAGGTTTTGAAAATCTGCCACTTTTTGTCCTTCAAAGCTGGTAGGCCCAGTGAGTTTGCCATTTCTGTGGGCGTCATGGCCTGCTCCATGTCCTGTTTGTTTGCAAACACCACTAAAATGGCTTTTTTCAGCTCTTCTTCCTAAAAAAGAAATCTATGCAAGTAACACTGTTCTTCCCCTGACCTGAGAATTTAAAGCAAACTACAGGTTTATTTATGTAGAGAAAACATTGGTTTTCAGTCTTTTCTATACAGTAAATCCTTCAAAAGTAAGGAGCTAGGCTTACTGGTAAACCTAAACTAAAATTTGATGCCAGTTCGTTTGAAACTGCTTCCTAAAGGAAACTGACAAAGAGCAGATGGATTTAAAGTATTCTGTAAAACAAAGTATAAACTTCTATCATTCATTGGGCCAATAAAGGTATTCAAAGTTTATTAAATTCAATTACTTAGGGCACAACTCTGCCACCCTTGCATTGTAAGATACTAAACTTTATAATAGGATTACTTACAATCACAGATATTACTCAGCTTAAGGCTGGCAGAACTGGACCCTGAATAATGACAAAGCACTAAGAAGCTATGCTAGTAACAGATTATATTCAGTCTGGTGCCCACACAAAGGCTTATCTGAACTGACATGAAACATGAAAGATTGACAAAAGCATTAAACATATTGCAAATATTCTGCAGTCAAAAGCTTTGTACAGTATCTCCTCAGTTGGTCATcccgttgctgatcaattagagaacatgcttgtttaaagttgcgcaatgctcccttataaagtTGTTGGGCAGctccctgctttgtccactgcttgcagaaagagcagcccattggagctagctggtgggggcttggaaccagggtggaccagcttccctaagttccctgtgcagcagctaccCAGCAGCTGGGCTACCAATtgcctggcagttcagctgtccctccctcccactgctgtgtgtgtttggggaggggggttcaaGTGTCAGGAGGCCTGCTGCCCCCCActtgtttaaaacttatgctgtgtgtgtgtgtgtacagtcttttgtctggcaaaaaaaaaattccctggaccctaaccccccatttacattaattcttatggggaaattggattcacttaaagtagcatttttcaggaacaaatctacattaagtaaggagttactgtaataagATACTTGATTCCAAGCAGAGTTCATTGTGGGAGGTGCTGGTTTGTTTTAGATTTACTTTAAGAGGAAAGATCTGCAATTAGTATTTTAATTATCTAAACAGTATCTTTGTTTTCTTACCTCCAACATAGCAACAAGTTCTGATTTTGAAATGCCAATTCTGTCTCGATCACAGCTGTCTACTACATAAATGACTGCATCTGTATTTGAATAGTAACACCGCCAATATGGCCTAGAAAAGAAGAACAGGCTAGTTGAGTTCATATGAAGTTAAGTTTAATTTTATTAAGTGAAAGGAACCCAACACAATGGCAATTATAACTGTGATGGCCAGTGCTTGAAAAAACCACTTGCTCAGGGAAAGTAGAGTTGTCCCCCTCCAGGTAATTGGCCTAAAGGCAACTGGTGTCTTAAAAGGGGAGGAAAGGAGCAGACCACTCCAAACACTATTGCTCAAAAAAGAAGTGAGTAAAACTACCTGGGGACAACTATTTATTGGGGGAATTAAGATGTGCCAAAGTTAAATTCATGGTTTTGAGGGCCAGTGCTGCAGATAtttcagttaagtgtttcttagCCATATCTTTTACCATAACTCTACTTAAAGCTTAATTTAAGTTTCACAAAACTGGTTGTGTGAAAAGCATCTGCCATGGATTTTGCTATTAaggcaaaaaaattaatcaagcaaAAAATAAGACCTGATTTGATTCTTTAAACTGACTAGTAACTAACAATTAAATCTTCATTTTAGAAGAACTGTGCCTGCTGAAGTATTTTATTCAGAATCAAAAGTGAGGTTTGCACCTGAGGAAAGTAGTTCTTGATCTTTAGCAACGAAAGTTTGTAAAAATCTATTTTCGAAAAACATGGCAAACAAGAGAAGATATACTGCAAGAGGTGACCAT
The DNA window shown above is from Trachemys scripta elegans isolate TJP31775 chromosome 1, CAS_Tse_1.0, whole genome shotgun sequence and carries:
- the ARL1 gene encoding ADP-ribosylation factor-like protein 1, with protein sequence MGGFFSTIFSSLFGTREMRILILGLDGAGKTTILYRLQVGEVVTTIPTIGFNVETVTYKNLKFQVWDLGGQTSIRPYWRCYYSNTDAVIYVVDSCDRDRIGISKSELVAMLEEEELKKAILVVFANKQDMEQAMTPTEMANSLGLPALKDKKWQIFKTSATKGTGLDEAMEWLVEALKNRQ